The stretch of DNA CTGGATTGAACGATAATTTTAGAAAGGCATTGGTTAATCCCACAGACTGCACCCGATCAAACAAGCGTGAAAAAGCAGTAATGGCTTCTTCTGGGTGTTCAATATAGGACAAAGTTCCGCCGCCCGCATCAGCTAACTTTTCCAGCACATCCTGATTCCAATGGGCCCCAAATCCCAGGGTATTAATGGTTAATTTATACTCAGTTGCTAAGTTGGCTAACTTCAAACAGCGATCGTTATCGCCATGTTCATTTTCCCCATCCGTGAGTAGAAAAACCTGGGAAACGGCATCCTGTTTCCCTTTGGCAATTTCCTCAATTCCTAAACGCATCCCTTCATCAATGGAGGTTCCCCCATCCGCTTCTAGGCGATCGATGAGTTGGGTCAGTGGCTTGCGTTCATCGACGACCTGATTGTCAATTAAGACTTCAGCATGATGATTAAATGCAATTACTGAGAGGCGATCGCCTTCTTGTAAGCGCTCAATCACCTTAGTTGCTGCATGTTTCACCATTTTCAAGGGTTGACCGGCCATCGAGCCACTATGATCGAGAATTAAACATAAATTTAACCGCAGATTCTCCGACCCCGTTTCTGGCTCTTTCGCTGATATCGACATCGATAACTGCCGTTGCTGACTGGTTTGCGTTGCTTCTAAGTGGCGATCGCTCAACCGAGCCTCTAAACCAACTTCCATGACCCTTCACCATAGACTACCATTCACCATCTTAATCAAGGGATGGAGGGATGGGGAGAGCGTGGGGCACTCCAAAAAGGTAAAATAAGGCTGGGCTGTATGGAGAATGAACCGATGGTCGCCAGGTTTTTGTATGATCGAGATTATCATCAATGGATACAAGAAACTGTGGAAGCTTTACGAAATCGAGACTTTCATGAAATCGATTGGGATCATCT from Roseofilum reptotaenium CS-1145 encodes:
- a CDS encoding vWA domain-containing protein; the protein is MEVGLEARLSDRHLEATQTSQQRQLSMSISAKEPETGSENLRLNLCLILDHSGSMAGQPLKMVKHAATKVIERLQEGDRLSVIAFNHHAEVLIDNQVVDERKPLTQLIDRLEADGGTSIDEGMRLGIEEIAKGKQDAVSQVFLLTDGENEHGDNDRCLKLANLATEYKLTINTLGFGAHWNQDVLEKLADAGGGTLSYIEHPEEAITAFSRLFDRVQSVGLTNAFLKLSFNPGVRLAELKPIAQVSPDTIELPVQTEGDTIQVRLGDLMKDQPRVVLANVYMGQLPLGEQAIATVQVIYDNPALGQEGLESASVEVSATVTQEYQAQTDPQVQSHMLTLAKYRQTQIAETKLKQGDRQGAATLLQTAAKTALQLGDQNAATILQESATRLQAGDELSEQERKKTRIASKTRLG